TTAGACTCTGGTAGGCGACACTCACTACTCCAAACAGCTCCATGTTTAGGTCACAAAACTCGCCCGCTGTAATTCCGATAGGTTTCTGGGTTCGCACTATTATTAGTTGGAGGTCTTTTTGCACCGATGCACATTCCGCTTCCCAGCAACTTTCGTAGACAGCACCGGCTACCTTGGCTGCCTGATAAAGGATTTTAGATTAACGTCAAGATCATTTTGAGCTACGTTCCACTTTGCGTACCGCATCCGAAAGCTGGTTGCCCAGGTAGCAATAGCCGAAGGTTTCGATCGTTTCAAACATGAACAGAACTAACAGATTGATGAACTGGGTGCTAAAGCCCTGGCGACGAAAGAGAAGCTTGAACCGATATTCAACTACGACACCTCACAGGACTACCTACGGAAACGGTGAAGTACAGCAACATAGAGCTCCAGTTCAGCACACACAGGATAATCTGCATCAACATCACCGGAGCGGTGAGCGTTCGCAGCAATTCGGCACAGTTGAGGGCACCCTGATGCATTTGGACGATCGTCTTCAGTTCGGAGCGGAAGGATCGTTCACGAGCAGTGTACTGGATTTTTAGCGCTACTAGCTGAAAGTAGACGGTGCAGTACTTGATGATAGCCAACATCGCCACAATCTTAACGGAACCGACGAACGCACACAGAAACGAGGTCGGCACCATGAACACGCCGAACAGCAGGTAGTCACGAAGCGACGTCCGAACGTTGAGACcgtaaaagttttcctccaTGTAGAGGGTAAACTGAACGTCGGTCGCATTGGCTGGTGCACTGTAATACCTCCACAGAGTGGACAGGATGGGCGAGTAGCTGTAGAAGTTGGCCGGCAAAAGTATCGACAATAGGCACACTTTCATCACCTTGTTGATTCGAGCGTCCTGTGTCTTCAGATGCTTAGCGATTGGTGGCGATCCGCTGAGCACTGTGAAGCAAGCGGACAAGACGGCAAAGCTGAGTGCGTAGTCGTAGTACTTCTGGCGCCAGGACCCTTTCATACCGTCTCGAGTGAAGCACTCCGCCTGTCTTATTAGCTCGTAGAATACGTCTCGGTACAgcgcgagcagcagcaccccgatGAAGCGATTGGTCTGGCAAACCAATTCCGCCAAACCGATGACACCTGACTTGAAGTCGGGATATCCAAAAAAGATTTTCGGAATGGCGATGATCAGCAGAAAGGTAACAAATATAGGAACACACCGATACTGCTCACGGTGCACGTCTGACACACCCAAAACTTTCCACAGCTTCACCACCAAATGCGGAACTCCTGGGGGCTTGTCGTTGACAAAAAAGTTCATGGCTGAACTTGTGACCGTTCTGTGGACCGTGAGGACAAACATTGTCATCCGATCCGGGGGCGCGAATAAATCGTTCGGCCTACGCGCAGGACATTTAATCAATTATCGATATCATGTGCTTTGGATATGATATACTGCCACAGTAATGAACGTTGAAGGTCGATTCAATATTTACCCTCAAATAacaattcatttttcatatgTTTATCTTCAATGGACTATGTCGGGCGATTGTAGTAATGGCTAAGTTTTAAAATAACACCCTTGGGTTTTTGAAAATTGCCATGTTTATTAATTCACTATTCATGCGGTGCCCTTTATGCAACGTGGTGCTCATATTCTCGTGGCTGGTAC
Above is a window of Anopheles bellator unplaced genomic scaffold, idAnoBellAS_SP24_06.2 scaffold00373_ctg1, whole genome shotgun sequence DNA encoding:
- the LOC131214255 gene encoding putative odorant receptor 92a, which encodes MNFFVNDKPPGVPHLVVKLWKVLGVSDVHREQYRCVPIFVTFLLIIAIPKIFFGYPDFKSGVIGLAELVCQTNRFIGVLLLALYRDVFYELIRQAECFTRDVLSGSPPIAKHLKTQDARINKVMKVCLLSILLPANFYSYSPILSTLWRYYSAPANATDVQFTLYMEENFYGLNVRTSLRDYLLFGVFMVPTSFLCAFVGSVKIVAMLAIIKYCTVYFQLVALKIQYTARERSFRSELKTIVQMHQGALNCAELLRTLTAPVMLMQIILCVLNWSSMLLYFTVSGFSTQFINLLVLFMFETIETFGYCYLGNQLSDAAAKVAGAVYESCWEAECASVQKDLQLIIVRTQKPIGITAGEFCDLNMELFGV